One genomic region from Buchnera aphidicola (Melanaphis sacchari) encodes:
- the atpB gene encoding F0F1 ATP synthase subunit A yields the protein MFLEKISNPQRYISHHLNHLQMDLCNFKIIQPGNISSHFWIINLDSIMFSFVLGCFFLMFFYILGKKITIGAPNKLQTCIELIFEFVSENVKNMYQGNSVLIAPLSLTVFVWVFLMNLMDLIPIDFFPFIFERFFQISTVRIVPSSDVNITLAMSLGVFLLILFYSFKIKGLNGFIRELTLQPFNHPIFSIFNFLLELVSLLSKPISLGLRLFGNMYSGEMIFILISGLLPWWSQCFLNVPWAIFHILIIFLQSFIFMVLTIVYLSIASQTH from the coding sequence ATGTTTTTAGAAAAAATATCTAATCCTCAGAGATATATTAGTCACCATTTAAATCATCTTCAAATGGATTTATGTAATTTTAAAATTATTCAACCAGGAAATATTTCTTCTCATTTTTGGATTATAAATCTTGATTCAATAATGTTTTCTTTTGTGCTGGGGTGTTTTTTTTTAATGTTCTTTTATATATTAGGAAAGAAAATCACTATTGGTGCGCCAAATAAATTACAAACATGTATTGAGTTAATTTTTGAATTCGTTTCAGAAAATGTAAAAAATATGTATCAAGGCAATAGTGTTCTTATCGCGCCTTTATCGTTGACTGTATTTGTTTGGGTTTTTTTAATGAATCTTATGGATTTGATTCCTATTGATTTTTTTCCATTTATTTTTGAAAGGTTTTTTCAGATTTCTACAGTTCGTATTGTTCCATCTTCTGATGTAAATATTACATTAGCAATGTCGTTAGGCGTATTTTTATTAATTTTATTTTATAGCTTTAAAATTAAGGGATTAAATGGTTTTATAAGAGAATTAACTTTGCAACCGTTTAATCATCCTATTTTTTCTATTTTTAACTTCTTATTAGAATTGGTTTCGTTATTATCTAAACCTATTTCTCTTGGTCTACGACTTTTTGGAAATATGTATTCGGGAGAAATGATTTTTATTTTAATTTCAGGATTACTTCCATGGTGGTCTCAGTGTTTTCTAAATGTTCCATGGGCTATTTTTCATATTTTAATAATTTTTCTACAATCTTTTATTTTTATGGTACTAACTATTGTTTATTTATCAATAGCTTCACAAACTCATTAA